In Burkholderia savannae, one genomic interval encodes:
- a CDS encoding DUF969 domain-containing protein, with product MQGTVSLWPLIGVAVIVVGFALRFNPMLIVATAAIATAASAHFPPERILAAIGAGFLKTRNIPLILLLPLAVIGLLERHGLRERAQAWIANIRAATAGRLLIIYLLVRELTAAVGLTGLGGHPQMVRPLIAPMAEGATENRFGPLPDAIRHRLRAFAAATDNVGLFFGEDIFVAFGAIVLMVTFLKEAGIAVEPMHVALWGIPTAVSAFLIHGFRLWLLDRRLERELRALAAPLTAATAATATAADHGGRA from the coding sequence ATGCAAGGCACCGTAAGTCTATGGCCGCTGATCGGCGTCGCCGTGATCGTTGTCGGCTTCGCGCTGCGCTTCAATCCGATGCTGATCGTCGCCACCGCGGCGATCGCAACGGCCGCGAGCGCGCACTTCCCGCCCGAGCGGATTCTCGCCGCGATCGGCGCGGGCTTCCTCAAGACCCGCAACATCCCGCTCATCCTCCTGCTGCCGCTCGCCGTGATCGGCCTCCTCGAACGGCACGGGCTGCGCGAGCGCGCGCAGGCGTGGATCGCGAACATCCGGGCGGCCACGGCGGGACGCCTTCTCATCATCTATCTGCTCGTGCGCGAGCTGACCGCGGCCGTCGGCCTGACGGGCCTCGGCGGCCATCCGCAGATGGTGCGGCCGCTGATCGCGCCGATGGCCGAGGGCGCGACCGAGAATCGTTTCGGTCCGCTGCCCGACGCGATCCGCCACCGGCTGCGCGCGTTCGCCGCCGCGACCGACAACGTCGGCCTCTTCTTCGGCGAGGACATCTTCGTCGCGTTCGGCGCGATCGTGCTGATGGTGACGTTCCTGAAGGAAGCGGGCATCGCGGTGGAACCGATGCACGTCGCGCTCTGGGGCATTCCGACCGCCGTATCCGCGTTCCTGATCCACGGCTTCCGGCTGTGGCTTCTCGATCGCCGGCTCGAACGCGAACTGCGCGCGCTGGCCGCGCCGCTCACCGCCGCCACCGCCGCCACCGCCACCGCCGCCGACCACGGAGGCCGCGCATGA
- a CDS encoding 5-oxoprolinase subunit C family protein, translated as MTSRQGTGGIEVLRAGPLSTIQDLGRRGYRHLGVAQSGALDSLALEVGNRLVGNRPDAAAIEITLGPASFRFPRATRVAITGTEFGATLDGVPVYSWWSVPVAAGQTLALPVAKRGMRGYLCVAGGIDVLPMLGSRSTDLASRFGGLGGRMLRDGDRLPVGMPPAGAPACVAPDAPEFGVKAPAWCSFARVDEHPRRHKHTHAAWAMPVRVLPGPQYAGFAPAAQQAFWDEEWVVTPNSNRMGYRLSGAKLERAESGDLLSHAVLPGTIQVPGNGQPIVLMNDAQTTGGYPRIGAVIRADLWKLAQARLNLPIRFVRVTAAAARDALAAERAYLRQIDIAIEMREEALQRTRAARGVAA; from the coding sequence ATGACTTCACGCCAAGGAACAGGCGGCATCGAAGTGCTGCGCGCCGGCCCGCTCTCGACGATCCAGGATCTCGGCCGCCGCGGCTATCGCCATCTCGGCGTCGCGCAAAGCGGCGCGCTCGATTCGCTCGCGCTCGAAGTCGGCAATCGCCTCGTCGGCAACCGGCCGGACGCCGCCGCGATCGAAATCACGCTCGGCCCCGCGTCGTTCCGCTTTCCGCGCGCCACACGCGTCGCGATCACCGGCACCGAGTTCGGCGCGACGCTCGACGGCGTGCCCGTCTACTCGTGGTGGAGCGTGCCCGTCGCGGCCGGCCAGACGCTCGCGCTGCCCGTCGCGAAGCGCGGGATGCGCGGCTATCTGTGCGTGGCGGGCGGCATCGACGTGCTGCCGATGCTCGGCTCGCGCAGCACCGATCTCGCGTCGCGCTTCGGCGGCCTCGGCGGCCGCATGCTGCGCGACGGCGATCGCCTGCCCGTCGGCATGCCGCCCGCCGGCGCGCCCGCGTGCGTCGCGCCCGACGCGCCCGAGTTCGGCGTGAAGGCGCCCGCGTGGTGTTCGTTCGCGCGCGTCGACGAGCATCCGCGCCGCCACAAGCACACGCACGCCGCATGGGCGATGCCCGTGCGCGTGCTGCCCGGCCCGCAATACGCGGGCTTCGCGCCGGCGGCGCAACAGGCGTTCTGGGACGAGGAATGGGTCGTCACGCCGAACAGCAACCGGATGGGCTACCGGCTCTCGGGCGCGAAGCTCGAACGCGCGGAATCGGGCGACCTGCTCTCGCACGCGGTGCTGCCGGGCACGATCCAGGTGCCGGGCAACGGCCAGCCGATCGTGCTGATGAACGACGCGCAGACGACGGGCGGCTATCCGCGGATCGGCGCGGTGATCCGCGCGGACCTCTGGAAGCTCGCGCAGGCGCGCCTGAACCTGCCGATCCGCTTCGTCCGCGTGACGGCGGCGGCCGCGCGCGACGCGCTCGCCGCCGAGCGCGCGTACCTGCGGCAGATCGACATCGCGATCGAGATGCGCGAGGAGGCGCTGCAGCGCACGCGCGCCGCGCGCGGGGTGGCCGCATGA
- a CDS encoding winged helix DNA-binding protein: MQRHPTKIVSSEHLVSETSAELSELEYALIMAGNAFNRWMVRCMAAAGAKDMTAVEVSLLHHVSHRDRKKKLADICFVLNIEDTHVATYALKKLVARGYVKSEKTGKEVFFEATGAGRALCLKYRDVRERCLIETLKDSGLTNEQIGDAAQLLRHASGLYDTAARAAASL; the protein is encoded by the coding sequence ATGCAGCGTCATCCGACCAAGATCGTATCGTCCGAACATCTCGTTTCCGAGACGAGCGCGGAGCTGTCCGAGCTCGAATATGCGCTCATCATGGCGGGAAACGCGTTCAATCGCTGGATGGTCCGGTGCATGGCTGCTGCGGGGGCGAAGGACATGACGGCCGTCGAAGTGTCGCTGCTGCACCACGTGAGCCACCGGGACCGCAAGAAGAAACTCGCCGACATTTGCTTCGTGCTCAACATCGAGGACACGCACGTCGCGACGTATGCGCTCAAGAAGCTGGTAGCTAGAGGGTACGTAAAAAGCGAAAAGACAGGCAAGGAGGTGTTCTTTGAGGCGACCGGCGCGGGCCGCGCGCTCTGCCTCAAGTATCGCGACGTGCGCGAGCGCTGCCTGATCGAGACCCTGAAGGACAGCGGGCTCACGAACGAGCAGATCGGCGACGCCGCGCAACTGTTGCGCCACGCGTCCGGGTTGTACG
- the pxpA gene encoding 5-oxoprolinase subunit PxpA, which yields MEIDLNADLGEGCGSDEALLDLVTSANIACGWHAGGAQAMRDCVRWAVEKGVSIGAHPSFHDPENFGRKEMDLPAGEIYAGVLYQLGALSAIAQAEGGRIAHVKPHGALYNQAARDAEIADAVVSAIHDFDPSLAVFGLAKSGFVEAARQAGLVAVEEVFADRGYRADGSLVPRSQPGAFVEDEDEMLARTLEMVRGHRVRAVTGEWVPLNAQTVCLHGDGPHALAFARRIRAALEAAGIDMHAPGAEHAGARA from the coding sequence ATGGAAATCGATTTGAACGCCGACCTCGGCGAAGGCTGCGGCTCCGACGAGGCGCTTCTCGACCTCGTCACGTCGGCGAACATCGCGTGCGGCTGGCACGCGGGCGGCGCCCAGGCGATGCGCGACTGCGTGCGCTGGGCGGTGGAAAAAGGCGTGTCGATCGGCGCGCATCCGAGCTTTCACGATCCGGAGAACTTCGGCCGCAAGGAAATGGACTTGCCCGCGGGCGAAATTTACGCGGGCGTGCTGTATCAGCTCGGCGCGCTGTCCGCGATCGCGCAGGCGGAAGGCGGGCGCATCGCGCACGTGAAGCCGCACGGCGCGCTGTACAACCAGGCGGCGCGCGACGCCGAGATCGCCGACGCGGTCGTGTCCGCGATCCACGATTTCGATCCATCGCTCGCGGTGTTCGGCCTCGCGAAGAGCGGCTTCGTCGAAGCCGCGCGGCAAGCCGGGCTCGTCGCCGTCGAGGAAGTGTTCGCCGACCGCGGCTATCGCGCGGACGGCTCGCTCGTGCCGCGCAGCCAGCCGGGCGCGTTCGTCGAAGACGAGGACGAGATGCTCGCGCGCACGCTCGAAATGGTCCGCGGCCATCGCGTGCGCGCGGTCACGGGCGAATGGGTGCCGCTCAACGCGCAGACGGTCTGTCTGCACGGCGACGGTCCGCACGCGCTCGCGTTCGCCAGGCGAATTCGCGCGGCGCTCGAGGCGGCCGGCATCGACATGCACGCGCCAGGCGCGGAGCATGCGGGAGCGCGCGCTTAA
- the pxpB gene encoding 5-oxoprolinase subunit PxpB: MITPRIYPLGDTALVCEAPPPATLECQRRVWAVASAAAGWPHVVDVVPGMNNLTIVFDPLETTADALAPLMKTAWRDADQVAESRREVEIPVEYGGAFGPDLDAVAKHTGLARDEVVRRHSAGTYVVFFLGFQPGFTYMGGLDGSLHTPRRAAPRLEVPAGSVGIGGEQTGIYPAAAPGGWQLIGRTPLALFDPARTPPTLLQPGDRVRFTVAGVHSG, translated from the coding sequence ATGATCACTCCACGCATCTATCCGCTTGGCGATACCGCCCTCGTCTGCGAGGCGCCCCCTCCCGCGACGCTCGAATGCCAGCGCCGCGTGTGGGCGGTCGCGAGCGCGGCGGCGGGCTGGCCGCACGTCGTCGACGTCGTGCCCGGCATGAACAATCTGACGATCGTGTTCGATCCGCTCGAGACGACGGCCGACGCGCTCGCGCCGCTGATGAAGACCGCGTGGCGCGATGCGGACCAGGTCGCCGAAAGCAGGCGCGAGGTCGAGATCCCCGTCGAGTACGGCGGCGCGTTCGGCCCCGATCTCGACGCGGTCGCGAAGCACACGGGGCTTGCGCGCGACGAAGTCGTGCGGCGCCATTCGGCGGGCACCTACGTCGTGTTCTTCCTCGGCTTCCAGCCGGGCTTCACGTACATGGGCGGCCTCGACGGTTCGCTGCACACGCCGCGGCGCGCCGCGCCCCGGCTCGAAGTGCCGGCCGGCTCGGTCGGCATCGGCGGCGAGCAGACGGGCATCTATCCGGCCGCCGCGCCGGGCGGCTGGCAGCTGATCGGCCGCACGCCGCTCGCGCTCTTCGATCCCGCGCGCACGCCGCCGACGCTGCTGCAGCCGGGCGATCGCGTGCGCTTCACCGTCGCAGGAGTGCATAGCGGATGA
- a CDS encoding DUF979 domain-containing protein: MTLTITYLFWLVGLVLLAVGATIVTDRAHPRRFTAGGFWLLYALVFIVGDMLPVELVGALVIAMALIAGFGGVTAAKPKLPADEIRRASAARIGNRLFVPALTIPFVTVAITLAASHLHVGGAPLVDPKNVTLIGFGIGCVIALGFACRITRDSVGQSLQEARRLIDALSWAAVLPQMLGMLGLVFSDAGVGKAVAHVTTAYVNLDYRFVAVAVYCIGMALFTMVMGNGFAAFPVMTGGVGVPILVNVFHGDPAVMVAIGMFSGYCGTLMTPMAANFNMVPAALLELPDKNGVIKVQIPTALALLAANIVLLNLLMFR; this comes from the coding sequence ATGACGCTCACGATCACTTACCTGTTCTGGCTCGTCGGCCTCGTGCTGCTCGCCGTCGGCGCGACGATCGTCACCGACCGCGCGCACCCGCGCCGCTTCACCGCGGGCGGCTTCTGGCTGCTCTACGCGCTCGTCTTCATCGTCGGCGACATGCTGCCCGTCGAGCTCGTCGGCGCGCTCGTGATCGCGATGGCGCTGATCGCGGGCTTCGGCGGCGTGACGGCGGCCAAGCCGAAGCTGCCGGCCGACGAAATCCGCCGCGCGAGCGCCGCGCGCATCGGCAACCGGCTCTTCGTGCCCGCGCTCACGATTCCGTTCGTGACGGTCGCGATCACGCTCGCGGCGAGCCATCTGCACGTCGGCGGCGCGCCGCTCGTCGATCCGAAAAACGTCACGCTGATCGGTTTCGGCATCGGCTGCGTGATCGCGCTCGGTTTCGCGTGCCGGATCACGCGCGATTCGGTCGGCCAGTCGTTGCAGGAGGCGCGGCGCCTCATCGACGCGCTGTCGTGGGCGGCCGTGCTGCCGCAGATGCTCGGCATGCTCGGGCTCGTGTTCTCGGATGCGGGCGTCGGCAAGGCGGTCGCGCACGTGACGACGGCGTACGTGAACCTCGACTACCGGTTCGTCGCGGTCGCGGTGTACTGCATCGGCATGGCGCTCTTCACGATGGTGATGGGCAACGGCTTCGCCGCGTTTCCGGTGATGACGGGCGGCGTGGGCGTGCCGATCCTCGTCAACGTGTTCCATGGCGATCCGGCCGTGATGGTCGCGATCGGGATGTTCTCCGGCTACTGCGGCACGCTGATGACGCCGATGGCCGCGAACTTCAACATGGTGCCCGCCGCGCTCCTCGAGCTGCCCGACAAGAACGGCGTGATCAAGGTGCAGATCCCGACCGCGCTCGCGCTGCTCGCGGCGAACATCGTGCTGCTGAATCTCCTGATGTTTCGGTGA